One segment of Choristoneura fumiferana chromosome 26, NRCan_CFum_1, whole genome shotgun sequence DNA contains the following:
- the LOC141443110 gene encoding uncharacterized protein, with the protein MCELTAQVSELEAARDAAAANATDSLRAKQLESELKESQAALILCRHEREDLGRRLAAVTLQSDASRAAKDAASAALAALTAEVESLKESNHQLEQEAAELAALRAQAALADSLSAQLQRTQYMLRRHQ; encoded by the exons atgtgcgag CTGACGGCTCAGGTGTCGGAGTTGGAGGCAGCGCGGGACGCCGCAGCGGCCAACGCTACTGACTCGTTGCGAGCCAAACAGCTAG AGAGTGAATTGAAGGAGAGTCAGGCGGCGCTGATTCTATGCCGGCATGAGCGGGAAGACTTGGGGAGGCGTCTGGCCGCTGTGACGTTGCAGTCGGACGCGAGTCGCGCCGCGAAGGACGCCGCTAGCGCCGCACTCGCGGCACTCACTGCTGAG GTGGAGTCACTGAAAGAGAGCAATCACCAGCTGGAGCAAGAAGCGGCGGAACTGGCGGCGCTGCGCGCGCAGGCCGCACTCGCGGACTCGCTCAGCGCGCAGCTGCAGAG GACACAGTACATGCTACGGCGACACCAGTGA
- the LOC141443111 gene encoding chymotrypsin-like elastase family member 2A: MAVPVPSEPECDPLDPKTYPYPLVIGIDERAAQDPCTYVPVRTTTKKPFVGPGYLPPVAARVGRSPKTLRLGDVEGARPVWHVGLYTKTTAPYKQICGGSIVRMDVVLTAAHCVWNDDTLLEPAENYAVGGNKIYRPWTEPHDKRAQQSDVSIKINTL; the protein is encoded by the exons ATGGCCGTGCCAGTGCCATCAGAACCAGAATGCGACCCCTTGGACCCTAAAACATACCCATACCCCCTTGTAATTGGAATCGACGAACGTGCCGCCCAAGATCCTTGCACGTATGTTCCTGTGAGAACAACTACTAAGAAGCCCTTCGTTGGTCCTGGGTACTTACCACCAGTGGCCGCGAGGGTCGGAAGGTCACCGAAGACCCTGAGATTGGGTGATGTGGAAGGTGCGAGACCGGTGTGGCATGTTGGGCTGTACACGAAGACCACGGCGCCGTATAAGCAGATTTGTGGGGGGTCCATCGTGAGAATGGATGTAGTTTTAACAG CCGCTCACTGCGTCTGGAACGATGATACACTCCTGGAGCCGGCAGAGAACTACGCGGTCGGAGGCAACAAGATCTACCGCCCGTGGACAGAACCCCACGACAAGAGAGCGCAGCAATCAGACgtgagtattaaaataaatacactgTGA